The Alysiella filiformis sequence GCGATTGCCAAAGTAATCAGGAAAAACGTTTGCAAACCTTGTCGGGCAAACAGCAATTCGGCATATTTGGCGCGAGCGGATTCGATGAGTTCGGCATCGGCGGCAATTTGGGGCGGAATGGGCTGTCTGAAAAACAAAGCAAGTTGTGTGCCATTGCGTTCAGGCAATGCCAGCCAGCCGCTTGCGTAGAGCGTATCGTTGATTTTTTCGGCAAAATTAAACTGATGTTGTTGTTGTAATTGGGTAAAAACTTTGTCGTCCACATCGGGTTGCATGAGTTTGAGTGGGTTGTTTTGGTGGAGCAGGGTTTGGCTTTTCATGTCCCAAATGGCAAGTTGGGTAAACTGGCGCGCCTGTTCGGTGTGCAGAGCCTGTTGGGGATAATTTTGTTGTTCGGCTATGCTCAAATGGTTGCGAATCACAATGGCTTGATTGCCAATCGTTTCCAGCGATTGATTGACCGCCGATTTGCTCAAAGCCAAGCTGCGTTCCAAGGCTTCGCGCGTGTCGTTGCCAAACCAAGTTTTGATGTTGTGCGAAATGAATTGTGCCGATACGCCCAGCAATGCCAATGCAGGCAGCACCGCCACCAGCGTAAACATGACCGACAATCGCCGCGCAATTTGTGAACCAAACACGCGATGGTGTTTGTCGCGCACCATTTGGAATAAATAGCGCAAAATCGCACCCAAAAACGCCAACATAAATGCACCACAAATGGCAACCACCCACCAAAAATAGGGGGACAATGCACTGTTGCTGTCGGTGGTGAGCGTGAGGGCGTAAAGTGCCAAAAAAGCCAATGCGCCTGCGATGATGAAAAATTTTTGCATAAAAACTTTGGGGTTTGTGGCAATCTGTTCCCACCCCTGTTTGCGGATTAGGGTGGGGCAGATTGCTGGAAAAGGGTTAAGTTGTAGTAGGGGCTAATGACAATTCGTTTCGCGATTGTTTTTTCATCAAAATCGCCAACTTCTGCGTCAAAAATACTCGCCAATGGGTGGCATTGACTCGCATTTTTTCCTTGAATTTGACAATTTTGCCTGAAAAACCAACTTCGCGCCCAAATTGTCATTAGCCCCTAAGCAGCCTGAAAGCAGCATCATGGGTTGATGTTTAAATTAATCCAGCCCGAATCCAAATCCCAATGGCTTGCCGTGAGCGCATTGAGCTGAAACGGTTTGGGCAATTTGGACGTGCTTAAATTCAGCCGAACTTGGGCGCGTATGTCTTGCGTGTCGGTGTTGCTCAATGCGCCCTCGTGCAACACGCGCCAGTTTACAATCGCCCCAACTGCGCGTAGGGCGATGTCCAAATTGTTGTATTCGCTGGAAAATGTGCCAACGCTCACGCGGTATTTATTGGTCAATGGGTGAAACGACAGGCGATAATTGACCGTGTGTTCATTGTTGCTGACCCATTGATTCAATTTCACGCGATAAGACGTTAGGGTAGGGCGTTCCAACTGATAAGTGAGCGCAAAATCCAATGGTACGCCTTTGAGTAAGGCTTCTTTCAGTTGTTCAGGCAGCTCGGTTTTGAAACGGCTGCTGATGGCAAGTTTGCCATTGGACAACACGCGCCCTTCATGGCGTGTGGCATTGATGCCATCTGCGGCTGCCTGAAAGCTGAACAACAGCAACCACAGCATGATGATGTTTTTTAAAAAAGATTTCATGTGATTAACTCTCTGCCATTTGCAAAGCCTGCTGAATGTCCACCGACACAATCCGCGATACGCCTTTTTCTTGCATGGTTACGCCAATGAGTTGTTCTGCCATTTCCATGGTCAAACGGTTGTGCGAAATGTACAAAAATTGCGTTTGTGCCGACATTTCCTTAACCAAATCGCAAAAACGGCTGGTGTTGGCATCGTCAAGTGGCGCGTCCACCTCGTCCAGCAAACAAAACGGTGCGGGATTGAGCGTAAACAGCGCAAACACCAAACTCATCGCGGTTAAGGCTTTTTCGCCACCGCTCAACAGATGAATGGTGCTGTTTTTCTTACCGGGTGGGCGCGCCATAATGGATACGCCAGCTGTGAGCAAATCATCATCACTCATTTTCAGGCTGGCTTCGCCACCGCCAAACAGCGTGGGGAAAAAGGTTTGCACTTTTTCATTAACCGCATCAAAGGTTTCTTTGAAACGGGTTTTGGTTTCGCCATCAATTTGGGCGATTGCCTCTTCCAGCAGCGCGATGGCTGCCTGAACATCGCCACTTTGATGACGATAATATTCATCGCGTTCACGCGCCTCTGCCAATTCTTGCAATGCCGCCAAGTTTACCGCGCCCAGCGACTGAATGTTTTGGCTGATTTTGGCGATGTTTTGCGCCATATTGGACACAGAAGGTGCGGTTTTGGCGGCTTTTTCCAGTTGGCTCAAATCGGCAGCGCGCTCGTGCAGGTTTTCGTGATAACGCTTGGCGTTCAACAGGGCTTCTTGTTGTTGCAACAGCGTATTTTGCGCGGCTGCCTGAAATTGCGGCAGTTGTGCCGCCAAAGTTTGCTGTTGGGCATACAATTCTCGCCCCGCATTTTGCGTTTCAGCCAGCCTTTTTTGTGCCGCGTCAATTTGGTCTTGCAACTCCGCCGCGTGTTCGCTCAAAGTATTCAGTTGTACCCTTTGTGCGTGGTGGGGTTCGCCCTCGTTTTCGTCCTGCAAATTCAATTCCGTTTGGCGTTCTTGCCAATCGGCTTTTTGCTGTTCCAGTTCATCAATTTTTTGGCGTAAGCTGTCCAAACGCTGCTGCTGTTTGTGTTGCGCGATTTCTGCCAAACCATATTGCCGATTCGCCTCCAACAAAGCCAGTTGTGCCTGTTTGAACGCATTTTGTTGCGCCTGATGGTTGTCGGAAAGTGCCAAATATTGCGTTTCCAATTCCGCCGCGCTCAAAGCCAGCGTGTCTATGTCATCGTGTAAATTGTCGCGTTGTTGCAGCAAATGGCGTTTATCTTCGGCGATTTGTGCCAATTCGCGCTCAATGTGTTCGCGGCGCAACTGCCCCTGATTGGTACGCGCAAACAATTCATTTGCCCGATGTTGGGCAGCCTGTAATTGCCCAGCCTGCTGGCGATTTTGACTTTGAATATCGCGGTATTGATTTTCAAGTTTTTGATATTCTTCTTTTAATTTTTCAAATGACGCTTGCGCCTGCGCCAATTTGGGCGACAATGCCGCCAATTCATTCACCCATTCATCGTGGCGATTTTGATACTGAATCGGTTGCAGATTGCTGTTGGCATCAAACAAAACCACCCCCATTTTGTCCACCCGATGACCTTCGGGCGTGAGCCACAGTTGATTGTTTTGTAAAGTATTTTGTTGCGCCACCGCATAAGCCAAATTGGGGGCACACAGCACACCGTCCAGCCAATATTGGACGGCAGCCTGAAAATCCTTGCTTACCTGAATTTGATTGATAAGGGCTTGAACAGGCTGATTTTTCTTGTTCAGGCTGCCTGAAACGTTAATCCAAGCCGCCGCGCCTTGTGGCAAATTTGCCCAATCCCATTGCACCGATTCAGGCAGCCAACGCGCTTGCAAACGCTCCGCCAAAATCACATTCAGCGCGTGTTGCCACTCGCTTGGCACCGTCAAATGCTGCCACAGCGCAGGCGCAGACGACCATTCGGTGTGTTGCCAAAAATCTGCCGTATTGTGGTCTTGCAGCAAAGTTGCCAAAGCCTGTTGTTGCGCTTGTGCATTCAAATGTTGTTGATAATATTGCTGATATTCCGTTTCGGCAGCCTGAACGCGCCCCTTCATTTCCGCCAAACGGCTTTCCACATCAAGCAACACACTTTCACTTTCATCATATTGATTTTGCAAAATTTCTGCTTGTTCTTGTGCTGTGTTCAATTCCTGTTCTTGCGGCAAATTTAAGGCAGCCTGTTCTTCTTGCAAAGCCGTGCCACGTTTGGCGTGATTTTCCAGCGTGGCAATGATGTGCTGTTGTTGCTGCTGTTTCAAAGCCAATTCACGTTTGATGCGATTCAGCTCATTTTGCTGATTTTGATGGGCAAATTGCGTATTTTGTTGCATTTGTTCCAATTCAGGCAGCCTTGTTTCATGTTCCGCCACCGCCATTGCCAATTCGCTCAATGTTTCCTGTTGGGTCAGCAAATCCGCCTCAATCAAATCGCATTCGCTGCGAATCACGATTTGTTCTTGTTGGATTTTTTGCAAAGCCGTTGCCGCGTTTGCCTTATCGCGTTCCATGCGCTGCTGCTGATTTTGATAGGCGCGAAGTTGCTCTTCCAAACGCGCAATTTGTTCACGCAACAGCGCGTATTCCTGATTGAGCGAATGATGATGTTGCTGCTGTTCCTGCTCGGTTTGGCGCAGGGTTTGGATTTGGTCGCTCAACGCATTTTGTTGTTCAACCGCTTGTTCTTGTTGATATTGTGCCGCATAATGCGCCTCGCTAAACTGGTCGGCGGCAAGCAGCGCGTTTTGCCATTGCACAAAATCCAACAAATTTTGCCAATGCGCCAAATCATCTTGCAATTTTTGATAATGTTCTGCCGTGCCAGCCTGTTTTTCCAGCTTTTCTACCTGACGCGCCAACTCATTTTGCAAATCCGACAGGCGTTGCAAATGCTCGCGCGTGTCTTTTAAGCGCAATTCGGTTTCGCGGCGGCGTTCTTTGTATTTGGATACGCCAGCCGCCTCTTCAATATAGGCGCGGAGTTCTTCGGGTCGCGCCTCAATAATCCGCGAAATCATGCCCTGTTCAATGACCGCATAACCGCGCGCGCCCACGCCCGTTCCCAAAAACAAATCGGTAATATCACGGCGGCGCACCACTTGATTGTTGATGTAGTAGCTGGATTCGCCCTGCCGCGTGAGTTGGCGTTTGATGGACACTTCGGCATATTGCCCCCATGCGCCTTGTAAGCTGTGGTCGCTGTTGTCAAACACCAATTCCACCGATGCGCGTGGGGCAGGGCGGCGCGTGGCAGCACCGTTGAAAATCACATCTTGCATGGATTCGCCGCGTAATTGTTTGGCAGACGCTTCGCCCAGCACCCAGCGCACCGCGTCTATCACATTGGATTTGCCGCAGCCGTTGGGACCAATCACGGCAACCAGTTGCGCTGGCACATGAATGGTGGTGGGGTCGGTAAACGATTTGAATCCTGCTAATTTGATTTGGGTTAAGCGCATAATGTGTGGAGAACCTTTTTTTGTTTTCAGGCAGCCTGAAAATCATCGGGCAAAATCAAAAACGGCTATTATAAAACACACACCGTGTCTTTACCAAAAATAACATTTGCCCTACAATCCGTTCAACTGTGAATTGAGTGCGTTTTTATGTCTGATATTTTGCAAAAAATTTTGGCGACCAAACAACAAGAAGTCGCCCTAGCCCAGCAACACCTT is a genomic window containing:
- a CDS encoding DUF4390 domain-containing protein yields the protein MKSFLKNIIMLWLLLFSFQAAADGINATRHEGRVLSNGKLAISSRFKTELPEQLKEALLKGVPLDFALTYQLERPTLTSYRVKLNQWVSNNEHTVNYRLSFHPLTNKYRVSVGTFSSEYNNLDIALRAVGAIVNWRVLHEGALSNTDTQDIRAQVRLNLSTSKLPKPFQLNALTASHWDLDSGWINLNINP
- the smc gene encoding chromosome segregation protein SMC, whose protein sequence is MRLTQIKLAGFKSFTDPTTIHVPAQLVAVIGPNGCGKSNVIDAVRWVLGEASAKQLRGESMQDVIFNGAATRRPAPRASVELVFDNSDHSLQGAWGQYAEVSIKRQLTRQGESSYYINNQVVRRRDITDLFLGTGVGARGYAVIEQGMISRIIEARPEELRAYIEEAAGVSKYKERRRETELRLKDTREHLQRLSDLQNELARQVEKLEKQAGTAEHYQKLQDDLAHWQNLLDFVQWQNALLAADQFSEAHYAAQYQQEQAVEQQNALSDQIQTLRQTEQEQQQHHHSLNQEYALLREQIARLEEQLRAYQNQQQRMERDKANAATALQKIQQEQIVIRSECDLIEADLLTQQETLSELAMAVAEHETRLPELEQMQQNTQFAHQNQQNELNRIKRELALKQQQQQHIIATLENHAKRGTALQEEQAALNLPQEQELNTAQEQAEILQNQYDESESVLLDVESRLAEMKGRVQAAETEYQQYYQQHLNAQAQQQALATLLQDHNTADFWQHTEWSSAPALWQHLTVPSEWQHALNVILAERLQARWLPESVQWDWANLPQGAAAWINVSGSLNKKNQPVQALINQIQVSKDFQAAVQYWLDGVLCAPNLAYAVAQQNTLQNNQLWLTPEGHRVDKMGVVLFDANSNLQPIQYQNRHDEWVNELAALSPKLAQAQASFEKLKEEYQKLENQYRDIQSQNRQQAGQLQAAQHRANELFARTNQGQLRREHIERELAQIAEDKRHLLQQRDNLHDDIDTLALSAAELETQYLALSDNHQAQQNAFKQAQLALLEANRQYGLAEIAQHKQQQRLDSLRQKIDELEQQKADWQERQTELNLQDENEGEPHHAQRVQLNTLSEHAAELQDQIDAAQKRLAETQNAGRELYAQQQTLAAQLPQFQAAAQNTLLQQQEALLNAKRYHENLHERAADLSQLEKAAKTAPSVSNMAQNIAKISQNIQSLGAVNLAALQELAEARERDEYYRHQSGDVQAAIALLEEAIAQIDGETKTRFKETFDAVNEKVQTFFPTLFGGGEASLKMSDDDLLTAGVSIMARPPGKKNSTIHLLSGGEKALTAMSLVFALFTLNPAPFCLLDEVDAPLDDANTSRFCDLVKEMSAQTQFLYISHNRLTMEMAEQLIGVTMQEKGVSRIVSVDIQQALQMAES